The following coding sequences are from one Lentimicrobium sp. L6 window:
- a CDS encoding T9SS type A sorting domain-containing protein has translation MIKVKILFVVFMAFGISHLANAQKKYAVLITGDYAATQNSIPESDLWNGGINKDEPEDYDEFWNDTYLMWEMLQEKGFSQENIIVLFAGGEDYSVTNPNIAARYKPVDPTETVTDYSASIANVNTVFNGLANGTGDFPQITPDDFLLVWTFDHGGLVNGNATLHLIDGVITDDDFASLVNPIQANKKAFWMEQCHSGGFADELEGPTTFFQSACEEEESAWRANDTPEIENEIINNIPYHHGEFFFHVFSVANGSSPTGNLEYDDTPYTDADENNDNYLSLYEIWEWADDQEDNPDAESLLSDEGDIGEYTSLEYPTLLHVDITDNESYRGLIGISKDIHVFPGKQLQLFSNADVYLLNNANLIVDAGATLIIEDNVSISGNSSNKIIVEGNIQIGNNVNFNRSGNSGYFGGLHINNQNASTTLNQTIFTKARMHNYGDNLIVNDCNFDDCYIIRSHRGTVTYTNSDFSRTWLYIENTDENDKTAIVANCNFTTDITMAAIDLCNYDNYRIENNTMNGFYNGIQLWQSGDGNMANYHHIHNNEIFNSNLTGITAYDSKVSISMNHIHNNAYGIRLNNKCNVAMYGAYNATSYNEMNYITNNTSYELYISKYSFPWYFRYNAIIDDYNIGNPSDPLLYFAYPTGGKINQKDIRYNCWTANNNFVASEDLYPYEYFTYSPTWCPNGSPIPIGLAEQMYFDGKEQFDDQQYSNSKATFQLLIEQYPKTKYAESAMKELINIEKFSTNDYSLLKEYFLTTDSIVLDTTLANLATRLVNVCEIKLGNYQEAINFFEATIINPETIEDSIFAIIDLGYVYFLMENEGDKSNYSGKLVEFKPESKNHFFEHRDFLLSLIPEEKMSTTLKGNIDVLEAGGLLQNNPNPFNGTTQIYYKMEEESNVQISIYNYTGQLIKTYIEGTKTKGIHYIDFDANGLKNGIYLYSISINGQITDSKKMTIMR, from the coding sequence ATGATTAAAGTAAAAATTTTATTTGTAGTATTTATGGCTTTCGGCATTAGCCATCTAGCAAATGCACAGAAAAAGTATGCTGTCTTAATTACCGGTGATTATGCTGCCACTCAAAATTCCATTCCTGAGAGTGATTTATGGAATGGAGGTATTAACAAGGATGAACCTGAAGATTACGACGAATTTTGGAACGACACCTATTTAATGTGGGAAATGCTGCAGGAAAAAGGTTTTTCACAGGAGAATATTATTGTACTGTTTGCTGGAGGAGAAGATTACTCAGTTACTAATCCAAATATTGCTGCCAGATACAAACCAGTTGATCCTACTGAAACCGTAACCGATTATTCTGCAAGCATAGCCAATGTAAACACTGTTTTCAATGGTCTGGCTAATGGAACAGGTGATTTTCCCCAGATAACACCCGATGATTTTCTTTTAGTTTGGACATTTGACCACGGAGGTCTTGTAAATGGTAATGCTACGCTTCATCTTATTGATGGTGTCATTACTGACGACGACTTTGCTTCACTTGTAAATCCAATACAGGCTAACAAGAAAGCATTTTGGATGGAGCAATGTCATTCAGGTGGTTTTGCCGATGAACTTGAAGGGCCTACTACCTTTTTCCAATCAGCTTGTGAGGAAGAAGAAAGTGCTTGGAGAGCAAATGATACCCCGGAAATTGAAAATGAAATTATAAATAATATTCCATATCACCATGGCGAGTTTTTTTTTCATGTTTTTTCCGTTGCTAATGGTTCATCCCCAACCGGCAACCTTGAATATGACGATACTCCTTATACTGATGCCGATGAAAATAACGATAATTATCTTAGTTTATATGAAATATGGGAATGGGCAGATGATCAGGAAGATAATCCAGATGCAGAATCCTTACTATCCGATGAGGGTGACATTGGAGAATATACTTCACTAGAATACCCAACCTTACTCCACGTGGATATTACAGATAATGAATCATACCGGGGTTTGATAGGAATTTCGAAAGATATACATGTCTTTCCCGGTAAACAACTTCAACTATTTTCCAATGCTGATGTTTATCTACTAAATAATGCTAATTTGATTGTTGATGCTGGAGCAACTTTAATTATAGAAGACAACGTAAGCATAAGTGGAAATTCATCTAACAAAATCATCGTAGAAGGCAATATTCAAATAGGAAATAATGTCAATTTTAACCGATCGGGTAATTCAGGATATTTTGGCGGTTTACATATCAACAATCAAAATGCAAGCACTACACTTAATCAAACTATTTTTACAAAAGCTCGCATGCATAATTATGGCGATAATCTTATTGTTAATGATTGTAATTTTGATGACTGCTATATTATACGTTCTCATAGAGGTACAGTAACTTATACAAATTCTGATTTTAGCCGTACTTGGCTTTATATTGAAAATACCGATGAAAATGACAAAACTGCAATAGTAGCTAATTGTAATTTCACAACAGATATTACTATGGCCGCCATAGATCTTTGCAACTACGATAATTATCGTATAGAAAACAATACCATGAATGGTTTTTATAATGGTATTCAGCTATGGCAGTCGGGCGATGGAAATATGGCGAACTACCATCATATTCATAACAATGAAATATTCAATTCTAATTTAACTGGTATTACTGCTTACGATTCAAAGGTGTCCATTTCAATGAATCATATTCACAATAATGCATATGGCATTCGTTTAAATAATAAATGTAACGTAGCAATGTATGGTGCTTATAATGCTACTTCGTATAACGAAATGAATTATATAACAAATAATACCAGCTATGAGCTGTATATCTCAAAATACAGTTTCCCATGGTATTTTCGGTATAACGCTATTATTGACGACTATAATATTGGTAATCCAAGCGATCCGTTATTATATTTCGCCTATCCTACAGGAGGTAAAATAAATCAAAAAGATATACGATATAACTGCTGGACAGCAAATAATAATTTTGTAGCTAGTGAAGATTTATATCCATATGAGTATTTTACATATAGTCCAACTTGGTGCCCTAATGGTTCTCCAATTCCAATAGGATTAGCCGAGCAAATGTATTTTGATGGAAAAGAACAATTTGACGATCAGCAATACTCAAATTCAAAAGCTACATTTCAATTGCTAATTGAGCAGTACCCCAAAACAAAATATGCCGAGTCTGCTATGAAAGAATTAATTAATATAGAAAAGTTTTCTACTAACGATTACTCGTTATTGAAAGAATATTTTCTAACAACCGATAGTATTGTACTTGATACAACTCTTGCAAATTTGGCAACTCGTCTTGTAAATGTTTGCGAAATAAAATTAGGTAATTATCAAGAAGCAATTAACTTTTTTGAGGCAACTATCATTAATCCAGAAACAATAGAAGACAGTATATTTGCAATAATCGATTTGGGTTATGTTTACTTTTTGATGGAAAATGAAGGTGATAAATCTAACTATTCCGGTAAGTTAGTAGAGTTTAAACCAGAATCAAAAAATCATTTTTTTGAACATAGAGACTTTCTTTTATCATTAATTCCTGAAGAGAAAATGAGCACTACCTTAAAAGGAAATATTGATGTCTTAGAAGCAGGAGGGCTATTGCAAAATAATCCGAATCCTTTTAATGGTACTACTCAGATTTACTATAAAATGGAGGAGGAATCAAATGTGCAGATAAGTATTTACAATTATACTGGACAATTAATAAAGACATACATAGAGGGAACAAAAACTAAAGGCATTCATTATATTGATTTTGATGCAAATGGTTTGAAAAATGGAATATATCTTTATTCAATAAGTATTAACGGACAAATAACAGATTCTAAAAAGATGACGATTATGAGATAA
- a CDS encoding T9SS type A sorting domain-containing protein — translation MKKILYILLLSTLTINTIAQNWTEPIQISTLQGVNNNSDFCIDNLGIIHCVWSYKVESNYKHIYYSKSTDDGQTWSTPENVSQNTSLWMENPHIVADSENNLHLTYDYDVINPGGTLIVYRKYEDNMWSSYDTVSIAWTGARHNRLVIDHNDKLYCFWFHDFQNGTTFYRVLENGVWGEIQIPYNNNDSYYLERAVVDNTNKIHCSGYRYFEGQSAYDQRIVYCTYWNNAWSDLLQVSYDYDAWAGNDITLDNDNNPQIVWRQMINDNIPPDNGTLFTKFDGTNWSNPIILAEDASEQAIIVDLNNKTHIIDNEEFEDGYRLVHYQLLNNEWVGEIIDEGDFGNYGNKLISKANYLYLVSAKAYSSSPNPDIPIVIRKHEITTSVENSPIVIDLYNIYPNPTKAHTTISYSIKETELISIKIYDIQGKLINTLLEKKQTPNKYQIIWKGTDKNNKEVKSGLYLIRLQTGRQFITRLVEIIK, via the coding sequence ATGAAAAAAATACTATACATATTATTATTAAGTACATTAACAATAAATACTATTGCACAAAACTGGACAGAACCAATACAAATAAGCACTTTGCAAGGTGTAAATAATAATTCCGACTTTTGTATTGACAATTTAGGAATTATACATTGCGTATGGAGTTATAAAGTTGAATCAAACTATAAGCATATATATTACAGTAAATCTACTGATGATGGACAGACTTGGAGCACACCAGAAAATGTATCACAAAACACTAGTCTTTGGATGGAAAACCCACATATTGTGGCCGACTCAGAAAACAATTTGCATTTAACTTACGATTATGATGTAATCAACCCAGGAGGTACACTTATTGTATACAGGAAATATGAAGACAATATGTGGAGTTCTTATGATACTGTTTCAATTGCTTGGACCGGAGCCAGGCACAATCGACTGGTAATTGACCACAACGATAAACTATACTGCTTCTGGTTTCATGATTTCCAAAATGGAACTACATTTTACCGAGTGTTGGAAAATGGTGTTTGGGGTGAAATACAAATCCCATATAATAATAATGATAGTTATTATTTGGAAAGAGCAGTAGTTGACAATACAAATAAGATACACTGTTCCGGTTATAGGTATTTTGAGGGTCAGTCTGCTTATGATCAAAGGATAGTTTATTGCACATATTGGAATAATGCATGGTCGGATTTATTGCAAGTAAGTTATGATTATGATGCCTGGGCGGGAAATGATATCACACTTGATAATGATAACAACCCCCAAATTGTTTGGAGACAAATGATAAATGACAATATTCCTCCAGATAACGGAACGCTCTTTACAAAATTTGACGGTACTAATTGGTCAAATCCGATAATATTAGCTGAAGATGCAAGCGAGCAAGCCATTATTGTTGATTTAAACAACAAAACCCACATTATTGATAACGAAGAATTTGAAGATGGATATCGATTGGTTCATTATCAATTACTGAATAATGAATGGGTGGGAGAAATAATTGATGAAGGTGATTTTGGAAATTATGGTAATAAATTAATTAGTAAAGCTAATTATTTATATCTTGTAAGTGCCAAAGCGTATAGCTCTTCCCCTAACCCTGACATACCTATCGTAATAAGAAAACACGAAATAACAACCAGTGTAGAAAATAGCCCCATAGTCATTGATTTATACAATATTTATCCCAATCCCACAAAAGCTCATACAACAATTTCATATTCAATAAAAGAAACAGAACTCATTTCAATAAAAATCTATGATATACAGGGTAAATTAATAAACACTTTATTAGAAAAAAAACAAACGCCTAACAAGTATCAAATTATATGGAAGGGTACAGATAAAAACAATAAGGAGGTTAAAAGCGGCTTGTACCTAATCCGTCTGCAAACTGGCAGGCAATTTATAACACGTTTAGTGGAAATAATAAAATAA
- a CDS encoding prephenate dehydratase, whose product MVVSIQGIKGAFHQEAAEEYFGQKTEILPQVTFQGLVDSVSHEEAEFGIMAIENTISGTIHNNFNLIRQANLQIIGEVYLRIEQNLVALPGTRLDQLTQVESHYMAINQCREFFRSHPHIKLVDAEDTAMSMRNIAENNLQNAGAIGSRLGAEQYGLEIIAPSIETNKQNYTRFLTLRKRGGQSPEDFNKASLALLLPHQQGSLAKILSIIDIYGVNLSKIESMPVIGEPWHYLFYIDVLFDKVKIYQDMLQAIRPLIDELHILGEYPFGQKSFNNINNTDYDTSK is encoded by the coding sequence ATGGTAGTAAGCATACAAGGAATTAAAGGGGCATTTCATCAAGAAGCTGCTGAAGAATACTTCGGACAGAAAACAGAGATATTACCGCAAGTCACCTTTCAGGGTTTAGTGGATTCGGTGAGCCATGAGGAGGCTGAATTTGGGATTATGGCTATAGAAAATACCATTTCGGGTACCATTCATAATAACTTCAACTTGATTCGTCAAGCCAACTTGCAGATTATAGGTGAGGTATATTTGCGTATTGAACAAAACTTGGTAGCACTCCCCGGAACTCGTCTCGACCAACTCACACAAGTAGAATCACACTATATGGCCATCAATCAATGCCGTGAGTTTTTCCGAAGCCATCCTCATATTAAACTAGTGGATGCAGAAGATACCGCTATGAGCATGAGAAATATTGCGGAAAACAATCTTCAAAATGCGGGAGCCATAGGTAGTAGATTGGGTGCAGAGCAATATGGTCTGGAAATCATAGCTCCAAGTATTGAAACCAATAAGCAAAACTATACTCGTTTTCTCACCCTAAGAAAGCGAGGAGGGCAAAGTCCAGAAGATTTCAATAAAGCTTCATTAGCACTTTTACTACCACATCAACAAGGTAGTTTGGCAAAAATCTTAAGCATTATTGATATTTACGGAGTCAATCTGAGCAAAATAGAATCCATGCCTGTTATAGGAGAACCTTGGCACTACCTCTTTTACATCGATGTGCTTTTTGATAAAGTGAAAATATATCAAGATATGTTACAAGCCATCCGCCCACTCATAGATGAGCTGCATATTCTAGGTGAATACCCTTTTGGACAAAAATCATTTAATAATATTAATAATACCGATTATGACACCAGCAAATAG
- a CDS encoding pyridoxal phosphate-dependent aminotransferase translates to MTPANRLQTVEEYYFSKKREEILALEEKGMNIINMGIGNPDLPTHPQVIAELEQAASEMGANYYQSYKGLPELRNAFQNWYLKTYQVQLNPETEILPLMGSKEAIMHIHMAFCNPGDEILIPNPGYPTYASTAKLLAVNVKEYGIKEEHNWQPDFEELEGLVNEKTKILWMNYPHMPTGAKAQKESLKSLVAFAKKYQILLVNDNPYSSILNDEAISIHSFCDRNDPVIELNSLSKSHNMAGWRVGMVSGKAEIINHILKVKSNFDSGMFKPIQKAAIKAMDLGQVWFDSINAEYGNRREKIWRMLDILECEYKKDGAGLFVWAKIPKSFESGEKFSDHLLYEKGIFASPGSIFGSNGKQYIRFSLCAPQADIDQSMERITQKTTA, encoded by the coding sequence ATGACACCAGCAAATAGACTACAAACTGTAGAAGAATACTATTTCTCTAAAAAAAGAGAAGAGATTCTAGCTCTGGAAGAAAAAGGCATGAATATCATCAATATGGGAATTGGAAATCCTGACCTTCCTACTCATCCACAGGTGATTGCAGAATTGGAGCAAGCGGCTTCTGAAATGGGCGCCAACTATTACCAATCCTATAAAGGATTGCCTGAGTTGAGAAATGCTTTTCAAAATTGGTATCTGAAAACCTATCAAGTTCAGCTGAATCCTGAAACAGAGATTTTGCCTTTAATGGGTTCCAAAGAGGCCATCATGCACATCCACATGGCCTTTTGTAATCCAGGTGATGAAATACTGATTCCCAACCCGGGTTATCCTACCTATGCCTCAACGGCCAAACTTTTGGCAGTGAATGTAAAAGAATATGGTATAAAAGAAGAGCATAATTGGCAACCCGATTTTGAGGAGTTAGAAGGCCTTGTTAATGAAAAAACCAAAATTCTTTGGATGAATTATCCTCATATGCCAACTGGTGCAAAAGCTCAAAAAGAAAGCCTAAAATCTTTGGTGGCCTTTGCCAAAAAATATCAAATACTATTGGTGAATGACAATCCATATAGCTCCATTTTAAATGATGAAGCCATAAGTATTCATTCTTTTTGCGATAGAAACGACCCTGTTATTGAGCTCAACTCATTAAGCAAATCCCATAATATGGCGGGCTGGAGAGTAGGAATGGTTTCCGGAAAAGCAGAAATCATTAACCATATTTTAAAGGTAAAAAGCAATTTTGATTCTGGGATGTTTAAACCCATTCAGAAAGCAGCTATAAAAGCCATGGATTTAGGACAAGTTTGGTTTGATAGCATCAATGCGGAATACGGCAATAGAAGAGAAAAAATTTGGAGGATGCTAGATATTTTAGAATGTGAGTATAAAAAAGATGGAGCTGGGCTTTTTGTTTGGGCTAAGATTCCCAAGTCTTTTGAGTCGGGTGAGAAATTTAGTGATCACCTACTTTATGAAAAGGGCATTTTCGCTAGTCCGGGGAGCATATTTGGCAGCAATGGGAAACAATACATCCGTTTTTCTTTATGTGCACCTCAAGCAGACATAGACCAATCCATGGAGCGTATCACACAAAAAACTACCGCCTAA
- a CDS encoding prephenate dehydrogenase produces the protein MKVCIIGLGLMGGSMAIDLKKRGFTKHIIGVDNNKLHAHTAEKLGLADEICDLEEGVKKADLIVLATPANVSLHLLPKILDMVEEQVITDVGSIKKNICERVKSHSKRSQYVAAHPMAGTEHSGPWAAIPNLFDAKAVIFTEAENSSKEAIEMVSQLYETLNMPIVYMSASNHDIHAAYVSHISHISSFALALTVLEKEKNEKNIFNLASGGFDSTVRLAKSSAEMWTPIFEQNSENITAVLDNYIQQLQLFKENILQRKTEDLNQMINKANSIKRVLKA, from the coding sequence ATGAAAGTTTGTATTATAGGATTAGGACTCATGGGTGGCTCTATGGCCATCGACCTAAAAAAGCGAGGATTTACCAAGCATATCATAGGAGTGGATAATAATAAGCTTCATGCCCATACCGCAGAGAAACTAGGCTTAGCTGATGAAATATGTGATTTAGAGGAGGGTGTAAAAAAAGCTGATTTAATCGTATTAGCCACTCCTGCCAATGTGAGTTTACATCTGCTTCCGAAAATCTTAGATATGGTGGAAGAACAAGTCATTACCGATGTGGGGTCCATTAAAAAGAACATCTGTGAACGAGTAAAGAGTCACAGCAAAAGAAGTCAGTATGTAGCAGCCCATCCAATGGCCGGTACCGAACATTCCGGACCATGGGCTGCTATTCCTAATCTCTTCGATGCCAAGGCTGTTATTTTTACAGAAGCCGAAAACAGCAGTAAAGAAGCTATAGAAATGGTGAGTCAACTCTACGAAACTCTAAATATGCCTATAGTTTATATGAGCGCCAGCAATCATGATATTCATGCAGCTTATGTGTCTCATATTTCTCATATCAGCTCCTTTGCTTTGGCTTTAACAGTTTTAGAAAAGGAAAAGAATGAAAAGAATATTTTCAATTTAGCCAGTGGTGGCTTTGATTCCACGGTAAGATTGGCCAAAAGTTCAGCTGAAATGTGGACGCCCATTTTTGAGCAAAATTCAGAGAATATAACGGCTGTTTTGGATAATTACATTCAGCAACTCCAATTATTTAAAGAAAATATCCTCCAAAGAAAAACGGAGGATTTAAACCAAATGATAAATAAAGCAAATAGTATTAAACGCGTTTTAAAAGCCTAA
- a CDS encoding bifunctional 3-deoxy-7-phosphoheptulonate synthase/chorismate mutase type II, with protein sequence MEQHIEIKKLEDWGISSIEKPLFISGPCSAETEEQVVNTAKELKNTGVQVYRAGIWKPRTRANTFEGVGSQGLEWLKTAKQETGLLTSTEVAQVKHVYEALKAGVDIIWIGARTSANPFAMQEIADSLRGVNIPVFVKNPINPDVELWIGAIERLNQAGIDKIGAIHRGFSTYEQSLFRNIPKWQIPIELKRRLPNLPLICDPSHIGGRRSLIQSLSQKALDLNFDGLMVEVHPDPDCAWSDAKQQITPAAFDEMLEKLVFRQVKPENVSLDELEDLRYKIDIYDQEIIKIIGKRMEEVEAIGRYKKENNMTVLQSKRWDHLLDKNIKKGEEAQLSPEIIAAVFKAIHQESINKQTQILNG encoded by the coding sequence ATGGAACAACATATAGAAATTAAAAAATTAGAAGATTGGGGAATCAGCTCCATAGAAAAGCCACTATTCATTTCAGGCCCTTGTAGCGCTGAAACAGAAGAACAAGTGGTCAATACCGCCAAAGAATTAAAGAACACTGGAGTTCAAGTGTACCGAGCCGGAATCTGGAAACCTAGAACCCGCGCCAATACCTTTGAAGGAGTAGGTAGCCAAGGATTAGAATGGCTAAAAACGGCAAAGCAAGAAACTGGTCTACTCACTTCCACCGAAGTGGCTCAGGTAAAACACGTTTATGAAGCCTTAAAAGCTGGCGTTGATATCATTTGGATTGGGGCTCGAACCTCTGCAAATCCGTTTGCTATGCAAGAAATAGCCGACTCTTTAAGAGGCGTTAATATTCCTGTTTTTGTAAAAAACCCCATTAATCCTGATGTGGAGCTGTGGATTGGAGCCATTGAGAGACTCAATCAAGCAGGAATTGATAAAATTGGAGCCATTCACCGAGGATTCTCCACTTATGAGCAAAGTCTATTTAGAAATATACCTAAATGGCAAATCCCCATTGAATTGAAACGCCGACTTCCAAACTTACCTTTGATTTGTGATCCAAGTCATATTGGTGGTAGAAGGAGTCTTATTCAAAGTTTATCACAAAAGGCATTAGATTTAAATTTCGATGGATTGATGGTAGAAGTACACCCCGACCCAGATTGTGCTTGGAGCGATGCCAAACAACAAATTACTCCAGCAGCTTTTGATGAAATGCTTGAGAAATTAGTTTTCCGCCAAGTAAAACCAGAGAATGTGAGTTTGGATGAATTGGAGGATTTACGTTATAAAATAGACATATACGATCAAGAAATCATCAAGATAATTGGTAAGAGAATGGAGGAAGTGGAAGCCATTGGTAGGTATAAAAAAGAGAATAATATGACTGTCTTACAATCGAAGCGATGGGATCATCTTTTAGATAAAAACATTAAAAAAGGAGAAGAAGCTCAGTTGAGTCCAGAAATCATTGCGGCTGTATTTAAGGCTATACATCAGGAGTCTATTAACAAACAAACACAGATTCTAAATGGTTAA
- the aroA gene encoding 3-phosphoshikimate 1-carboxyvinyltransferase — MNKTIYPSKYQRVVKAPSSKSYMQRAIAIALLADGETQISNADFSNDSMSILKVAEQLGAEVHISGDQVCILGKRDFKGKTLSAGESGLGIRTFTPIAALFPQTIKLTGEGSLLKRPINMVETPLRDLGVTVESHNGYLPLTVSGPLKGGVAEVDGSISSQVLTGLLIALPMAENDSLLKVNKLQSIPYIDMTLDILKAFGAQVEQENYETFKIKGSQKYKARNYKIEGDWSGAAFHLVAGAIAGEVDVKGLNPQSLQADRALLDALEKSGAKVEISEESIKISKAPLQAFDFDATHCPDLFPPLVVLAAACKGETRITGVTRLYHKESNRALVLQQEMGKLGIKIKLDGDVMIIKGGEISGGKIHSNNDHRIAMAGAIAALIASGPIEIEHAEAINKSYPGFFEDLGSSTPLAGRRT, encoded by the coding sequence ATGAACAAAACAATTTATCCTTCAAAATATCAGCGTGTTGTTAAAGCACCCTCCTCAAAAAGTTATATGCAAAGAGCTATCGCTATAGCTTTATTAGCTGATGGGGAAACTCAGATTAGTAATGCCGATTTTAGTAATGATAGCATGTCCATTTTAAAAGTAGCAGAGCAATTGGGTGCTGAGGTTCATATTTCTGGTGATCAGGTATGTATTTTAGGAAAGCGAGACTTCAAAGGAAAAACCTTATCGGCTGGGGAGTCTGGCTTGGGTATTCGGACCTTCACTCCTATTGCTGCATTATTCCCTCAAACCATAAAGCTTACTGGGGAGGGCTCGCTATTAAAACGCCCTATCAACATGGTAGAAACTCCTTTGAGAGATTTAGGAGTAACAGTGGAAAGTCATAATGGATATCTTCCTCTTACTGTTTCTGGGCCCTTAAAAGGTGGAGTAGCAGAAGTTGACGGGAGTATTAGTTCACAAGTCCTCACAGGCCTACTGATTGCCCTACCCATGGCAGAAAACGATAGCCTTTTAAAAGTCAATAAACTCCAAAGTATTCCCTATATCGACATGACTTTAGACATCCTCAAAGCATTTGGAGCCCAAGTGGAGCAAGAGAATTACGAAACTTTCAAAATAAAAGGAAGCCAAAAATACAAAGCCAGAAACTATAAGATAGAAGGCGATTGGAGTGGCGCGGCTTTTCACTTGGTGGCTGGAGCCATTGCTGGTGAAGTAGATGTAAAAGGCTTAAACCCTCAATCACTTCAAGCAGACAGAGCCCTACTCGATGCATTAGAGAAATCAGGTGCAAAAGTTGAAATCTCTGAGGAGTCTATAAAAATCAGCAAAGCTCCCTTGCAGGCTTTCGATTTTGATGCCACCCATTGTCCTGATCTATTCCCTCCTCTGGTTGTTTTAGCAGCAGCTTGCAAAGGTGAAACAAGAATAACAGGCGTCACAAGATTGTATCATAAAGAAAGCAATAGAGCTTTGGTTCTTCAGCAAGAGATGGGGAAATTAGGCATAAAAATAAAACTAGATGGAGATGTGATGATTATAAAAGGAGGAGAAATCAGTGGAGGAAAAATCCATTCCAATAATGACCATAGAATTGCCATGGCAGGTGCAATTGCTGCATTAATTGCTTCAGGGCCCATTGAAATTGAACATGCAGAGGCTATTAATAAGAGTTATCCTGGTTTTTTTGAGGATTTAGGGTCGTCGACCCCTTTAGCGGGTCGACGAACCTAG
- a CDS encoding acyloxyacyl hydrolase translates to MKSSKFILAILFLCLSFSVYAQTEEAKVKTKKFSKTFDLRFENGAMLGNNTEFSQQVVDASYYNGADIRLGFRNANADDIYSNVYRRPYFGVGLYTSTFHNTDIGNPGAVYFFLTIPLKFEGLKKWSFSYSGAFGLSYKFNPYDPIKNPTNVFVGSYKNCYVHLAFVANYKFNDRWSANGSFGFKHFSNGSFKQPNYGLNLIPITVGVSYKMDKVEVVKEGRPIPKFERHNLVNVALGVGSKNYQVGGDNYLKTTLTIDFLRQINYKYRIGAGLDIFYSDKSNYRNKSDQSTFSKSYTYALTGSWEWALTKKLYVPIAIGFYLHRNEENDEKTVYYERVGMRYRITDHFFAGVTIKAHAGAADYFEWAVGYTIY, encoded by the coding sequence ATGAAATCATCCAAATTTATACTTGCTATCCTATTCTTGTGTTTATCCTTTTCGGTATATGCGCAAACGGAGGAGGCTAAAGTTAAAACTAAGAAGTTCTCAAAAACCTTTGATCTAAGATTTGAGAATGGTGCCATGTTGGGTAATAATACTGAATTTTCTCAGCAAGTGGTGGATGCATCCTATTATAATGGTGCAGATATACGTTTGGGGTTTCGTAATGCTAATGCAGATGATATTTATAGTAATGTATATCGTCGTCCTTATTTTGGAGTTGGACTTTATACCTCTACTTTCCATAATACCGACATCGGAAATCCGGGAGCGGTATATTTCTTCTTAACCATCCCCCTCAAATTTGAGGGCCTCAAAAAATGGTCTTTCTCTTATTCTGGAGCATTTGGTTTATCTTATAAATTCAATCCTTACGACCCTATTAAAAACCCAACCAATGTATTCGTAGGTTCCTATAAAAACTGTTATGTACATTTAGCTTTTGTAGCTAATTATAAATTTAATGACCGATGGTCAGCTAATGGTTCTTTCGGATTCAAACATTTTTCCAATGGCTCTTTCAAGCAACCAAACTACGGTTTAAACCTAATTCCTATAACAGTTGGTGTAAGTTATAAGATGGACAAAGTGGAGGTTGTTAAAGAAGGTCGCCCTATCCCGAAATTCGAAAGACATAACCTGGTGAATGTAGCTCTTGGAGTGGGAAGTAAGAACTATCAAGTTGGAGGAGATAACTACTTGAAAACTACTTTAACTATCGATTTCTTAAGACAGATTAATTATAAATATAGAATTGGAGCTGGTTTGGATATTTTTTATTCTGATAAATCCAATTATAGAAATAAATCAGATCAATCTACTTTTTCCAAATCCTATACATATGCACTTACTGGTTCTTGGGAGTGGGCCTTAACAAAGAAATTATATGTGCCAATCGCTATCGGTTTCTATTTACATCGCAATGAAGAAAACGATGAAAAAACAGTGTATTACGAAAGAGTAGGTATGCGCTATCGCATCACTGATCATTTCTTTGCGGGAGTTACTATAAAAGCTCATGCCGGTGCTGCTGATTATTTTGAATGGGCTGTTGGGTATACGATTTACTAG